In Zingiber officinale cultivar Zhangliang chromosome 3B, Zo_v1.1, whole genome shotgun sequence, a single window of DNA contains:
- the LOC122056175 gene encoding putative disease resistance RPP13-like protein 1, which translates to MLHTQSSISELIHLSQEMAMVLEFFVSRYLKKLSDFIEGEICKMLGVKEEIERFHRKLSTIRIYIQDAERRRHRDSVINNWVKKLKDIIYDVEDILDLCMVEGGRLLEAQPSTSSWVCSRISLLSSYIHRYTFNRNIWNQIKRVNARLDEIKEDSSVIPRLFEHITEAFQDNLVKMSSPSSFKHVATDIVGKQIADDAQNLISKIDQGKKSCYVLGISGMGGIGKTTLAQKIFNDEMVKKQFPKRVWLHVSKDCSHINLLKELLREVGGNDNGVQSRAEIEGRIIPLRPKSMLLVLDDIWSASVWMDLLRKFIWDDSCRTTILFTTRNENVVKEMRPDFVHHVKKMKDDSGWELIRKIVFGDEEDIIISELEEVGMEIVKKCDGLPLAVKVIAGVLFHKEKTKREWKKVAKSDLWFMKENEDELSNVLYLSYEDLPSHLKQCFLSCAFYRGVSLRSDIIRLWVDEGFVIEQSDNLMENIAEDYYKELIARNLLQINFRFLEGARFVMHDVLRSLGEKLMEDEAIFINDAQCTSTNSLTKVRRLSISNQADVLLLPNAIIKQKCLRALHFTNCPQIERIENHAFESLKYLRVFHLNDTSIGSFPDSLMKLFHLKYLDLDRTKITKLPESIECLANLQTLSLSGCESLHELPKGITRLSNLRCLRIENTPLTHVPKGVGKLKNLNHLDGFLVGHCDSMIRMDGGCDLDELQDLCNLIDLFIDKLERATTRGNRNFVLEKKLFLRRLKLVWTVNNENNEEQITEAERICNQLRPPPTLEVLRIGNFIGRQFPEWMVSTSILDSLVDLTYLSLIIFPSCTVLPPLGQLPNLKLLNIEQGEAIKSIGPEFLGRRTPAFPKLEYLAFDNMRNWEEWVPIEDVHASNLNLFPNLEKCYFIDCPKLKNSILPSTRLLQIKLCPNLEYVEKVGMLQQLFVFFPPEIQQLPQWVSNLINANLNSLQTFDMVCNSHLLDSCSNGKQNWLIIQQIPKVTIHSIDPEKRLLLHKGSYKYEEKKNKFGNFITLDQSSNKRRSACLQHPCQPIRKLTRRR; encoded by the exons ATGCTACATACGCAATCTTCAATCAGTGAG TTGATTCATCTGTCTCAAGAAATGGCAATGGTTCTAGAGTTTTTTGTTTCAAGATACCTTAAAAAATTATCTGATTTTATCGAGGGAGAGATATGTAAAATGCTAGGGGTTAAAGAAGAAATTGAGAGGTTTCATAGAAAACTATCAACAATCAGAATCTATATTCAAGATGCAGAAAGAAGAAGACATAGAGATTCTGTGATCAACAATTGGGTGAAGAAATTAAAAGACATCATATATGATGTAGAAGACATACTTGATCTTTGCATGGTTGAAGGTGGAAGATTATTGGAAGCTCAACCATCTACTTCTTCATGGGTATGCTCTCGGATCAGTTTGCTTTCATCTTACATTCACCGTTATACGTTCAACAGAAACATTTGGAATCAAATAAAAAGAGTTAATGCTAGACTTGATGAAATAAAAGAGGACAGCAGTGTTATACCCAGATTATTTGAGCACATAACTGAAGCCTTCcaagataacctagtaaaaatgTCATCTCCTTCCTCTTTCAAACATGTGGCGACAGATATTGTAGGGAAACAAATTGCAGATGATGCCCAAAACTTAATTTCGAAGATAGATCAAGGCAAAAAATCATGTTATGTGTTGGGAATTTCTGGTATGGGTGGAATAGGCAAGACTACTTTAGCACAAAAAATATTTAACGATGAAATGGTGAAAAAACAATTTCCAAAAAGAGTGTGGTTACATGTATCCAAGGATTGCTCTCATATTAATCTACTCAAAGAGTTACTGAGAGAAGTAGGAGGAAATGATAATGGTGTTCAAAGTAGAGCAGAAATTGAAGGCAGAATTATTCCTCTTCGTCCAAAAAGTATGCTTCTTGTGCTGGATGATATTTGGAGTGCAAGTGTGTGGATGGATTTGCTCAGAAAATTTATTTGGGATGATTCTTGTAGGACTACTATCTTATTTACCACTAGGAATGAAAATGTGGTAAAAGAAATGAGGCCTGATTTTGTCCACCATGTTAAGAAAATGAAAGATGACAGTGGTTGGGAATTAATTAGAAAGATTGTTTTTGGAGATGAGGAGGATATAATAATTTCTGAATTAGAAGAAGTTGGTATGGAAATTGTCAAAAAATGTGATGGTCTTCCTTTGGCAGTTAAAGTGATTGCAGGGGTTTTATTTCACAAGGAAAAGACTAAGAGGGAGTGGAAAAAAGTTGCTAAAAGTGATTTATGGTTTATGAAAGAGAATGAAGACGAACTATCAAATGTTTTATACTTGAGCTATGAGGATTTACCCAGCCACCTCAAGCAGTGTTTTCTTAGCTGTGCTTTCTACCGTGGTGTATCATTGCGATCGGACATAATCCGACTGTGGGTGGATGAAGGGTTTGTGATTGAACAATCAGATAATTTGATGGAAAATATCGCAGAAGATTACTACAAAGAACTTATTGCAAGAAACCTTTtgcaaattaattttagattcttaGAAGGTGCACGATTTGTTATGCATGATGTTTTACGATCTCTTGGGGAAAAACTGATGGAAGACGAAGCGATTTTCATTAATGATGCTCAATGCACAAGTACAAATTCTTTGACAAAGGTTCGTCGTTTGTCCATCTCAAACCAGGCTGATGTGTTATTGCTTCCCAACGCGATTATAAAGCAGAAGTGTTTAAGAGCTCTACACTTCACTAATTGCCCTCAAATCGAGCGTATAGAGAATCATGCATTTGAAAGCTTAAAGTATCTCAGAGTCTTTCATTTGAATGATACATCCATAGGCAGCTTCCCAGATTCTCTTATGAAATTGTTTCATCTAAAATACTTGGATCTTGATCGAACAAAGATTACAAAGCTTCCTGAATCCATTGAGTGTCTTGCAAACCTGCAAACTTTGAGTCTGTCGGGGTGTGAATCACTGCATGAACTTCCAAAGGGCATCACAAGGTTGAGCAATTTGAGGTGCCTTCGAATTGAGAATACTCCTCTCACCCATGTTCCAAAGGGAGTTGGGAAGTTGAAAAATCTCAACCATCTTGATGGATTTTTGGTTGGCCATTGTGACTCCATGATCAGGATGGATGGAGGTTGTGACTTGGACGAGTTGCAAGACTTGTGCAACCTAATTGATCTGTTtattgataaattagaaagggCAACAACGAGAGGAAACAGAAACTTTGTGCTTGAGAAAAAACTATTTCTTAGGAGATTGAAACTTGTATGGACAGTGAATAATGAAAACAATGAGGAGCAAATCACTGAGGCAGAGAGGATATGCAACCAACTCCGTCCTCCACCGACTCTAGAAGTTCTTCGCATCGGCAATTTCATAGGCCGACAGTTTCCAGAGTGGATGGTGTCAACTTCTATACTTGATTCTTTGGTTGACCTAACGTATTTGAGTCTTATCATTTTTCCATCATGTACAGTGCTCCCTCCATTGGGTCAACTACCCAATCTTAAACTCCTAAACATTGAACAAGGAGAAGCAATCAAGAGTATTGGGCCTGAATTCCTAGGTCGCAGAACGCCTGCATTCCCAAAACTCGAGTATCTTGCATTTGATAACATGCGTAATTGGGAAGAATGGGTTCCTATCGAGGATGTTCATGCAAGCAACCTCAATTTGTTTCCTAATTTGGAAAAATGTTACTTCATTGACTGCCCAAAGCTGAAAAATAGCATCCTTCCCTCAACGAGGCTTTTGCAAATTAAACTCTGCCCAAATTTGGAATATGTGGAGAAGGTTGGCATGTTGCAGCAGTTGTTTGTTTTTTTCCCCCCAGAAATACAACAACTTCCACAGTGGGTATCAAACCTAATTAATGCCAATTTGAATAGTTTGCAGACATTTGACATGGTATGCAATTCACATCTTCTAGATAGTTGTAGTAACGGGAAGCAAAATTGGCTCATCATTCAACAAATTCCAAAAGTTACTATTCATAGCATTGATCCTGAAAAACGCTTATTGCTCCATAAGGGCTCATACAAATACGAAGAAAAAAAGAATAAGTTTGGAAATTTCATCACCCTT GATCAATCAAGTAACAAAAGGCGAAGCGCTTGCCTCCAACACCCTTGCCAGCCTATCCGAAAAttaacacggagaaggtaa
- the LOC122054753 gene encoding putative disease resistance RPP13-like protein 1: MYDAEDIFDRCLIEGGRLLEAQPSASSGGHSWLRTLNFRRNICDEIRRVNDRLNEINDDNNVVLRGVGGNDVGVETKAEVEGRLDPLLSGSLLLVLDDIWSANVWRELLRNPILKGSCRSVILFTTRHEVVARKMRADYVHPAEKIDEGSGWELIRKIVFGDGEDAIISELEEVGMEIVRKCDGLPLAIKVMAGVLFHKERTKTEWKKVVESDLWFRKEIKLSNALYLSYEDLPNHLKQCFLSCAFYHGISHRSDIIRLWVAEGFVIEELDSLMEVTAKDYYKELIARNLLQIDQRFEDGRLFVMHDVLRTFGEKLMEEEGSIISGDPYRSTNSLTTINSSTKIRRLSISNQVNVLSLPNMIIEQKCLRTLHLVNCPQIKLIEDHVFKRLKRLRVVNLCDTSIDSLPDSLVKLSHLKYLNLDGTKIRKLPESIKDLANLQTLCLSGCKSLHELPDGITRLSNLRCLRILNTPLTHVPKGVGKLKNLNNLAGCFVGHRDSMSMMEGGCDLDELQYLCNLNDLVISKLERARTTNFVLENKTFLRILTLGWTMHNNENNDEQSSEAERICKQLSPPATLEGLSIDNFPGRQFPDWMVSTSLADLTFLALDKFPSCTALPPLGQLPNLKILHTEGGEAIKSIGPEFLGRRTPAFPKLEYLAFDSMRNWEEWVLRVAQDVVAPIEDVHASNLNLFPNLEKCYFIDCPKLKNSILPPTRLLQINGCPNLEYMEKVGMLQLRKFEVVLPSEIKQLSQWISSLINMTLQSLQLFNMQCNSLVLDSCRKGKQNWHIIQHIPKVIIHSIGLETRLLRSEDGYQYQIKDELGSSFITPCKSFDH, encoded by the exons ATGTATGATGCAGAGGACATATTTGATCGTTGCTTGATCGAAGGTGGAAGATTATTAGAAGCTCAGCCATCTGCTTCTTCAGGAGGACACTCTTGGTTGAGGACTTTGAACTTCCGCAGAAACATTTGTGATGAAATAAGAAGAGTTAATGATAGACTCAACGAAATCAATGATGATAATAATGTT GTACTGAGAGGAGTAGGAGGAAATGATGTTGGTGTTGAAACTAAAGCAGAAGTTGAAGGCAGACTTGATCCTCTTCTTTCAGGAAGTTTGCTTCTTGTGCTGGATGATATATGGAGTGCAAACGTGTGGAGAGAGTTGCTCAGAAATCCCATTTTGAAGGGTTCATGTAGGAGTGTTATCTTATTTACCACTAGGCATGAAGTTGTGGCAAGAAAAATGAGAGCAGATTATGTTCACCCTGCTGAGAAAATAGACGAAGGCAGTGGTTGGGAATTAATTAGAAAGATTGTTTTTGGAGATGGGGAGGATGCAATAATTTCTGAATTGGAAGAAGTTGGTATGGAAATTGTCAGAAAATGTGATGGTCTTCCTCTGGCAATCAAAGTGATGGCTGGTGTTTTATTTCACAAGGAAAGGACTAAGACGGAGTGGAAAAAAGTTGTTGAAAGTGATTTATGGTTTAGGAAAGAGATCAAACTATCCAATGCTTTATACTTGAGCTATGAGGATTTGCCCAATCACCTCAAACAATGCTTTCTTAGTTGTGCTTTCTACCACGGCATATCACATCGATCTGACATAATCAGACTGTGGGTGGCCGAAGGGTTTGTCATTGAAGAATTAGATAGTTTGATGGAAGTTACTGCAAAAGACTACTACAAAGAACTTATTGCAAGAAACCTTTTGCAAATTGACCAAAGATTTGAAGATGGTAGACTATTTGTTATGCATGATGTTTTGCGAACTTTTGGGGAAAAATTGATGGAAGAGGAAGGGAGTATTATTAGTGGTGATCCATACAGAAGTACAAATTCTTTGACAACGATAAATTCTTCGACAAAGATTCGTCGTTTGTCCATCTCAAACCAAGTTAATGTGTTATCTCTTCCCAACATGATAATAGAGCAAAAGTGTTTAAGAACCCTACACCTGGTTAATTGCCCTCAAATCAAACTGATCGAGGATCATGTATTTAAAAGGCTAAAGCGACTCAGAGTCGTGAATTTGTGTGATACATCCATAGACAGCCTCCCAGATTCTCTTGTAAAATTGTCTCATCTAAAATACTTGAATCTTGATGGAACAAAGATTAGAAAGCTTCCTGAATCCATTAAGGATCTGGCAAACCTGCAAACTTTGTGTCTCTCGGGGTGTAAATCACTGCATGAACTTCCAGATGGCATCACAAGGTTGAGCAATTTGAGGTGCCTTCGAATTTTGAATACTCCACTCACCCATGTTCCAAAGGGAGTTGGGAAGTTGAAAAATCTCAACAATCTTGCCGGATGTTTTGTAGGCCATCGTGACTCCATGAGCATGATGGAAGGTGGTTGTGACTTGGACGAGTTGCAATATTTGTGCAACCTAAATGATCTGGTTATTAGTAAATTGGAAAGGGCAAGGACGACAAACTTTGTGCTTGAGAACAAAACATTTCTTAGGATACTGACTCTTGGATGGACAATGCACAATAATGAAAACAATGATGAGCAAAGCAGTGAGGCAGAGAGGATATGCAAACAACTCAGTCCTCCAGCGACCCTAGAAGGTCTCTCCATCGACAATTTCCCCGGTCGACAGTTTCCAGACTGGATGGTGTCAACTTCATTGGCTGACCTAACATTTTTGGCTCTTGACAAATTTCCATCATGTACGGCGCTGCCTCCATTGGGCCAACTACCCAATCTTAAAATCCTACACACTGAAGGAGGAGAAGCAATCAAGAGTATTGGGCCTGAATTCCTAGGTCGCAGAACGCCTGCATTCCCAAAACTCGAGTATCTTGCATTCGATAGCATGCGTAATTGGGAAGAATGGGTATTACGTGTGGCACAGGATGTTGTGGCTCCTATCGAGGATGTTCATGCAAGCAACCTCAATTTGTTTCCTAATTTGGAAAAATGTTACTTCATTGACTGCCCAAAGCTGAAAAATAGCATCCTTCCCCCAACGAGGCTTTTGCAAATTAATGGCTGTccaaatttagaatatatggagaAAGTCGGCATGCTGCAGTTGCGAAAATTCGAAGTTGTTCTCCCCTCTGAAATAAAACAGCTTTCACAGTGGATATCAAGCCTGATTAATATGACTCTGCAAAGTTTGCAACTATTTAACATGCAATGCAATTCACTTGTACTAGATAGTTGCCGTAAAGGGAAGCAAAATTGGCACATCATTCAACACATTCCAAAAGTTATTATTCATAGCATCGGTCTTGAAACACGCTTATTGCGGAGTGAGGACGGATACCAATACCAAATAAAAGATGAGCTTGGAAGTAGTTTCATCACCCCTTGTAAGTCCTTTGATCATTAA